The proteins below come from a single Marinobacter bohaiensis genomic window:
- a CDS encoding TRAP transporter permease gives MTSNDERPGEPANASSSLDKIRDESTHEASDRLEHPILGRVIFVLAIVIAISHLYFNTVSTLSELWISALHFGLFGLLCTLTLPMIHASSAGGRRLVFALDVVLGLAALGCALYLIGFEDALYARGVTFSTWDWIVSITAVALILEFARRTTGWFIPCLCIVALTYVGWWGQYVEGLFNFPGLSWETVLFRSYMGGQGMLGSIARISWTYVFMFILFGAFLVKSGAGDFIVELARCAAGRFVGGPGFVAVFSSGLMGSVSGSSVANTVSTGVITIPLMRKAGFPARFAAGVEAAASTGGQLMPPVMGAGAFIMASYTQVSYLTIIAVAALPALLYFLSVAMFVRIEAKRSHAVKLEDEEENMPTLKEVMKDGWHYLLPLVVLVAALVYGFTPTYAAGIAILSVIAASWLSSRPMKIPDILEAMAQGSRNIVTTAILLITVGLIVNVVSTTGIGNTFSLMITDWAGGSLLVTIVLVALASLILGMGLPVTAAYIVLATLSAPAIYGLIAQSQLLDLMVAGNLPEQAKAVFMIAAPDQFNLLNAPMDPATARQMLAAVPDTFSSQLLEQALSPHAISMALVSAHMIIFWLSQDSNVTPPVCLTAFAAAAIAGTPQMRTGFTAWKIAKGLYIVPLLFAYSPLISGDLVEMLQVFLFGLFGIYAIIAGLEGYLEHRLGWLLRLLMFPVGALMLWPHGMLWVDVAGLVIFLGLLVCSSRRGRRVPATV, from the coding sequence GTGACATCGAACGACGAACGGCCGGGTGAACCGGCCAACGCATCATCCTCCCTGGACAAGATCCGCGACGAAAGCACACACGAGGCCAGTGATCGGCTGGAGCATCCCATACTGGGGCGGGTGATCTTTGTCCTGGCGATCGTCATTGCCATTTCGCACCTGTACTTCAACACGGTCTCCACTCTGTCGGAGCTGTGGATCTCCGCCTTGCACTTCGGTCTGTTCGGGCTACTGTGCACGCTCACTTTGCCGATGATCCACGCCAGCTCCGCAGGTGGGCGGCGACTGGTGTTTGCGCTCGACGTTGTGCTCGGGCTGGCGGCACTGGGTTGTGCCCTGTACCTGATTGGCTTCGAGGATGCGCTCTACGCCCGTGGTGTGACTTTTTCCACCTGGGACTGGATCGTGTCGATCACGGCGGTGGCCCTGATCCTGGAATTCGCCCGCCGCACGACCGGCTGGTTCATTCCCTGCCTGTGCATCGTCGCGCTGACCTACGTGGGCTGGTGGGGCCAGTACGTCGAAGGGCTGTTCAATTTTCCCGGTCTGAGCTGGGAGACCGTGCTGTTCCGCTCCTACATGGGCGGGCAGGGCATGCTGGGTTCGATCGCCCGGATTTCATGGACTTACGTCTTCATGTTCATCCTGTTCGGGGCCTTTCTCGTCAAATCCGGTGCCGGGGATTTTATTGTCGAACTGGCACGCTGCGCCGCCGGGCGCTTCGTGGGCGGGCCCGGCTTTGTGGCGGTGTTTTCTTCGGGGCTGATGGGTTCGGTCTCCGGCTCCAGCGTGGCCAATACCGTGTCCACCGGTGTGATCACCATTCCCCTGATGCGCAAAGCCGGGTTCCCGGCGCGCTTTGCTGCTGGTGTCGAAGCGGCCGCGTCGACCGGCGGGCAGCTGATGCCGCCGGTGATGGGGGCAGGGGCGTTTATCATGGCGTCTTACACCCAGGTGTCCTACCTCACCATTATTGCCGTTGCAGCGCTTCCGGCGCTGCTGTATTTCCTGTCCGTTGCCATGTTCGTGCGCATTGAAGCCAAACGCAGCCACGCGGTGAAGCTTGAGGACGAAGAAGAGAACATGCCGACCCTGAAAGAGGTCATGAAGGATGGCTGGCACTACCTGCTGCCGCTGGTGGTTCTGGTTGCCGCGCTGGTGTACGGGTTCACGCCTACCTACGCGGCGGGTATTGCGATCCTTTCGGTGATCGCCGCGTCCTGGCTGTCGTCCAGGCCGATGAAGATCCCGGATATCCTGGAGGCCATGGCCCAGGGCTCGCGTAATATCGTGACCACGGCCATCCTGCTGATCACGGTCGGCCTGATCGTCAATGTGGTATCGACCACCGGGATTGGCAATACCTTTTCGCTGATGATCACCGACTGGGCCGGCGGCAGCCTGCTGGTGACGATCGTCCTGGTGGCGTTGGCCTCGCTGATCCTGGGGATGGGGCTGCCGGTGACCGCGGCCTACATCGTATTGGCGACCCTTTCGGCGCCGGCCATCTACGGGCTGATCGCCCAGAGCCAGTTGTTGGATCTGATGGTGGCGGGCAACCTGCCGGAACAGGCCAAGGCGGTATTCATGATCGCCGCCCCCGACCAGTTCAACCTGCTCAACGCGCCCATGGACCCGGCCACGGCCCGGCAGATGCTGGCAGCGGTGCCGGACACCTTCAGTTCGCAATTGCTGGAGCAGGCGCTGTCGCCCCACGCCATCAGCATGGCGCTGGTGTCGGCCCACATGATCATCTTCTGGCTGTCCCAGGACTCCAACGTGACGCCACCGGTGTGCCTGACCGCGTTTGCCGCGGCCGCCATTGCCGGCACCCCGCAGATGCGCACCGGCTTCACCGCCTGGAAGATCGCCAAGGGGCTGTACATTGTGCCGTTGCTGTTCGCCTATTCGCCGCTGATATCCGGTGATCTTGTTGAGATGCTTCAGGTTTTCCTGTTCGGTCTGTTCGGGATCTATGCCATTATTGCCGGTCTGGAAGGGTACCTGGAGCACCGTCTGGGGTGGCTGCTACGGCTGCTGATGTTCCCGGTGGGCGCGCTGATGCTGTGGCCCCACGGAATGCTGTGGGTCGACGTTGCCGGCCTGGTGATTTTCCTCGGCCTGCTGGTCTGTAGCAGTCGCCGGGGCAGGAGGGTGCCCGCAACCGTATGA
- a CDS encoding sulfite exporter TauE/SafE family protein: MSAVELVGLVLIGGVAGFINVLSAGGSMLTLPMLMFLGLPPQVANGTNRVAITLQSISAVGSFRRQGQGNWSISLRLAIPAILGSLLGAWLATGVSDAVFEAVLVVAMVGASVFMLLPQPRLDTRPLTADRLSPLIYLALFVIGVYGGFIQVGVGALFIVVLYRMLRIDLRQVNVLKVAIVLLYMIPALLVFAFNGQVRWGVGLLLGLGNITGAMIAVKVNMGPRGAQWIKWLTLAMVAAILVRLIVY, encoded by the coding sequence ATGAGTGCAGTGGAACTGGTTGGACTGGTCCTGATCGGTGGCGTCGCGGGATTCATCAACGTCCTGTCGGCGGGCGGTTCGATGCTGACCCTGCCGATGCTGATGTTCCTGGGGTTGCCGCCGCAAGTGGCCAATGGCACCAACCGCGTGGCCATTACCCTCCAGAGCATCTCGGCCGTGGGGAGCTTCCGCCGCCAGGGGCAGGGCAACTGGTCGATCAGCCTGCGTCTGGCGATCCCCGCGATTCTGGGCTCGCTGCTCGGGGCCTGGCTGGCGACCGGCGTGTCCGATGCGGTGTTCGAAGCGGTTCTGGTGGTGGCGATGGTGGGCGCGTCGGTGTTCATGCTGTTGCCCCAGCCACGCCTGGATACCCGGCCGCTGACCGCGGACCGGCTGTCGCCGCTGATCTACCTCGCGCTGTTCGTGATCGGTGTCTACGGCGGTTTCATCCAGGTCGGTGTGGGCGCACTGTTCATCGTTGTGCTTTACCGGATGCTGCGCATCGACCTGCGTCAGGTCAACGTCCTGAAAGTGGCCATCGTGCTGCTGTACATGATCCCGGCGCTGCTGGTCTTCGCCTTCAACGGCCAGGTTCGCTGGGGTGTCGGCCTGTTGCTGGGACTGGGCAACATCACCGGCGCCATGATCGCGGTCAAGGTCAACATGGGGCCGCGCGGCGCCCAGTGGATCAAATGGTTGACCCTGGCCATGGTGGCGGCGATCCTCGTTCGTCTGATCGTGTACTGA
- the putP gene encoding sodium/proline symporter PutP produces the protein MGSNVGVTVTFIIYILLMLAIGYIAWKRTSNLSDYVLGGRSLGPMPSALSAGASDMSGWLLLGLPGYAYAAGYEAIWIAVGLLVGTWLNWLIVARRLRTYSLAAGDSLTLPSYFENRFEDKSRILRIISAFFILLFFLFYTSSGLVAGGKLFETVFGIDYTNAVIIGTVAVVSYTFFGGFLAVVWTDVIQGLLMFAALLLVPIMAINADGGWSATQAAMEAKNPEFLSAFTSADGSAMTVMGILSLLGWGLGYFGQPHILARFKAIRSENDIPTARRIAVVWSGLGLLGALLVGFSAIGYFETPLEDGERAFMLLVDALFHPVIAGVLLAAILAAIMSTADSQLLVSSSALAEDFYKALFRREASQSELVWVGRFAVVGIAVVACALAFNPDSKVLELVSYAWAGFGAAFGPALILSLFWKRMTRLGALAGIIVGGVTVVVWGNLSGGILDLYEIIPGFILATIAIVVVSLATPEPSQEIQDGFDKVMGK, from the coding sequence GTGGGAAGTAACGTCGGGGTCACTGTGACCTTTATTATCTACATCCTGTTGATGCTGGCCATTGGCTACATCGCATGGAAACGCACATCCAACCTGTCGGATTACGTCCTGGGTGGCCGGAGTCTCGGCCCCATGCCGTCGGCTCTGAGTGCCGGCGCGTCCGACATGAGTGGTTGGTTGCTGCTGGGCCTGCCGGGCTACGCGTACGCAGCCGGTTACGAGGCAATCTGGATTGCGGTTGGTCTGCTGGTTGGCACCTGGCTCAACTGGCTGATCGTGGCGCGTCGTCTGAGAACCTACTCGCTGGCTGCGGGTGACTCTCTGACACTGCCGTCCTACTTCGAGAATCGTTTCGAAGACAAGAGCCGTATCCTGCGGATCATCTCCGCGTTCTTCATCCTGCTGTTCTTCCTGTTCTACACCAGTTCCGGTCTGGTTGCAGGCGGCAAGCTGTTTGAAACGGTTTTCGGCATCGATTACACCAATGCCGTGATCATCGGCACGGTGGCTGTCGTGTCCTACACCTTCTTCGGTGGCTTCCTGGCGGTTGTCTGGACCGACGTTATCCAGGGTCTGTTGATGTTCGCCGCTCTGCTGCTGGTACCCATCATGGCCATTAACGCCGATGGCGGCTGGTCTGCCACCCAGGCAGCAATGGAAGCCAAGAACCCGGAATTTCTGAGCGCCTTTACCAGCGCTGACGGCAGCGCCATGACCGTGATGGGTATCCTGTCCCTGCTGGGCTGGGGGCTGGGTTACTTCGGTCAGCCGCACATCCTGGCGCGCTTCAAGGCGATCCGCAGCGAGAATGACATCCCGACGGCCCGTCGCATTGCCGTGGTCTGGAGTGGTCTGGGCCTGCTGGGTGCCCTGCTGGTTGGCTTCTCTGCCATCGGCTATTTCGAGACGCCGCTGGAAGACGGCGAGCGTGCCTTCATGCTGCTGGTCGATGCGCTGTTCCACCCGGTCATCGCTGGCGTCCTGCTGGCCGCTATCCTGGCCGCGATCATGAGCACCGCCGACTCCCAGCTGCTGGTGTCCTCTTCCGCACTGGCCGAGGACTTCTACAAGGCGCTGTTCCGCCGTGAAGCGTCTCAGAGCGAGCTGGTCTGGGTGGGTCGTTTCGCCGTTGTCGGTATTGCTGTGGTGGCCTGCGCACTGGCGTTCAACCCGGACAGCAAGGTACTGGAGCTGGTGTCATACGCATGGGCCGGTTTCGGCGCGGCCTTCGGCCCGGCACTGATCCTGTCGCTGTTCTGGAAGCGTATGACCCGTCTGGGCGCGCTGGCCGGCATCATTGTTGGCGGTGTGACCGTTGTGGTCTGGGGCAACCTGTCCGGCGGCATCCTGGATCTGTACGAAATCATTCCAGGCTTCATCCTCGCCACCATCGCCATTGTCGTGGTGTCTCTGGCCACGCCGGAACCGTCCCAGGAAATCCAGGACGGCTTCGACAAGGTCATGGGCAAATGA
- a CDS encoding helix-turn-helix transcriptional regulator, translating to MLSARVLKLPENACQHEHEHHQVVIGLQGASGLAGQGWGVDLDSRRACLVPTETTHDYYGNDDNHVLVIDLDPHVPALSNPRHADYDRLAPLFDRPFHLDMDNRLQSLIHLCASELNLAPDNRSMHEHFASGIIHCLSQRLGNGNQPRRKRQTLDTSAIRRFVRQNLHRKITIRDLAGEACLSVSRFHETFREMTGMSPHQYIIHARLERATELLGEPRLSLAEISLRTGFSSQGALTNAMKKYRGITPSALR from the coding sequence ATGTTGAGCGCGCGAGTTCTGAAGCTCCCAGAAAATGCCTGTCAGCACGAGCACGAGCACCATCAGGTGGTGATTGGCCTGCAAGGGGCATCCGGCCTGGCGGGGCAGGGTTGGGGCGTCGATCTGGACAGCCGGCGTGCCTGCCTGGTGCCGACAGAAACCACCCATGATTATTACGGCAACGATGACAATCACGTCCTCGTGATCGATCTCGACCCTCACGTGCCAGCCCTTTCCAATCCCCGTCATGCGGATTACGACCGTCTGGCGCCGCTGTTTGACCGCCCCTTCCACCTGGACATGGATAACCGGCTACAGAGCCTGATCCACCTGTGCGCGTCGGAACTCAACCTGGCACCCGACAACCGTTCCATGCATGAGCATTTTGCGTCCGGCATCATCCACTGCCTGTCGCAGCGCCTGGGTAACGGTAACCAGCCGCGTCGCAAACGGCAGACCCTGGATACGTCAGCCATCCGCCGTTTCGTGCGCCAGAACCTGCACCGCAAGATCACTATCCGGGACCTGGCCGGTGAAGCGTGCCTGAGCGTGAGCCGTTTCCACGAGACCTTCCGTGAGATGACTGGCATGAGCCCGCATCAATACATCATTCACGCTAGGCTCGAACGTGCTACCGAGCTGCTTGGGGAGCCGCGACTTTCACTGGCTGAGATCAGCCTGAGAACCGGGTTCTCCAGCCAGGGCGCGCTGACCAACGCCATGAAAAAGTATCGGGGCATTACCCCGTCGGCGTTGCGTTGA
- a CDS encoding phospholipase effector Tle1 domain-containing protein has translation MSKAIVVCCDGTWNQVGGKPAQPASSNVLKCVRGLKAHSGRRDQVVYYDDGLGNGGRLDRWLAGLFGNGMTASLLQAYRFIANNWAPSDDIYLLGFSRGAHCVRRLADFIHVMGLIGKSELHHLPDAYRWYRAESGAERSRLPRAALVEELRQSSRRIPVRFLGVFDTVGANGLPVPGLRRWSKDRIGFHDTHLSDSVSYAVQAMAIDECRTPFRPDLWTHSSAETSHQAATLSHHTLQVWLPGMHGDVGGVVTECGLSELALQFMIGQANQHGLEWQLGGIFSTDPDDRIAAPIGDSVSALYRLMGDYHRPIGAVQRESQGLAPAITEKLHVAAVERLEMGVPIHNRHNLERALAAETPIYHERRHLRLTVPESLSVADMPDVGEVCTLVDMSESGARLYYSGNGSVAAGGEVRLRHPRIGDRTARVRWCSGSEAGVEFAA, from the coding sequence ATGTCCAAAGCGATAGTCGTTTGCTGCGATGGCACCTGGAATCAGGTGGGTGGCAAGCCCGCGCAGCCCGCATCGTCCAATGTGCTCAAGTGTGTGCGTGGCCTCAAGGCCCACTCCGGCCGGCGTGACCAGGTGGTCTACTACGACGATGGCCTGGGGAATGGCGGCCGTCTCGATCGATGGCTGGCCGGCCTTTTCGGCAACGGTATGACCGCCAGTCTGCTGCAGGCCTACCGCTTTATCGCCAATAACTGGGCCCCCAGCGACGATATTTACCTGCTCGGGTTCAGCCGCGGTGCCCATTGCGTGCGTCGACTGGCGGACTTTATTCATGTGATGGGACTGATCGGCAAGTCGGAGTTGCATCATCTGCCGGACGCCTACCGCTGGTACCGCGCGGAGTCCGGGGCCGAACGGAGCCGGCTACCGCGGGCCGCGCTGGTGGAGGAGTTGAGGCAGTCGAGCCGTCGAATCCCGGTCCGCTTCCTGGGAGTGTTCGACACCGTTGGTGCGAACGGGCTGCCGGTGCCCGGTTTGAGGCGATGGTCAAAAGACCGGATCGGGTTCCACGATACCCATCTGTCAGATTCCGTATCCTATGCCGTTCAGGCCATGGCGATTGACGAATGTCGCACGCCGTTCCGGCCGGACCTCTGGACCCACTCCAGCGCGGAAACGTCGCATCAGGCGGCAACCCTGTCGCATCATACGCTCCAGGTCTGGCTACCGGGTATGCACGGTGATGTCGGTGGCGTCGTCACGGAGTGCGGTCTGTCGGAGCTGGCGTTGCAGTTCATGATCGGCCAGGCCAACCAGCATGGGCTGGAATGGCAGCTGGGAGGCATTTTTTCCACCGATCCGGACGATCGCATCGCGGCGCCAATAGGCGACAGTGTCAGTGCGCTTTACCGGCTGATGGGGGATTATCATCGGCCGATCGGTGCGGTCCAGCGTGAATCGCAGGGCCTGGCGCCGGCGATCACCGAGAAGCTCCATGTGGCCGCCGTGGAGCGTCTGGAGATGGGGGTGCCGATTCACAACCGGCATAACCTGGAGCGGGCTCTGGCGGCGGAGACCCCGATCTACCATGAACGACGCCACCTGCGCCTGACGGTACCGGAATCCCTGTCGGTGGCCGATATGCCGGATGTGGGGGAAGTCTGCACGCTGGTCGACATGTCGGAGTCCGGAGCACGCTTGTACTACAGTGGCAACGGCTCGGTAGCGGCCGGCGGCGAAGTGCGGCTGCGCCATCCGCGCATCGGCGATCGTACCGCCCGGGTACGTTGGTGCAGCGGCAGCGAGGCGGGTGTCGAGTTCGCGGCGTGA
- a CDS encoding TAXI family TRAP transporter solute-binding subunit, which yields MVKRQFLKSIIGMAAAVSLGVTGSVQAEGNYVMGTATTGGTYYPVGVALSTLIKVKLEPKTGISVSAISSAGSAENLKLMDEDQAQFGILQGLYGAWAWKGTGPVPKAYKNLRSVSMLWQNVEHFVIRKELAKTGTIEDMTNLYGNSFSIGARNSGTEGSGRFILGALGVDVGKMDLAYLGYGPSADALQNGNIDGMNIPAGVPASAVTRAYANLGEEITTLDVTEEQLARVNSEFELWTPYEIPPETYPNQTQTINTIAQPNILAVRADVSEDDVYQITKTIYANLPFLNNIHPATKAMALEKAIAGLPMPLHPGAARFYKEQGIEIPDRLIAQ from the coding sequence ATGGTTAAGCGCCAGTTCCTGAAATCGATCATCGGAATGGCTGCCGCTGTGAGTCTTGGCGTCACCGGTTCGGTTCAGGCGGAAGGGAATTATGTCATGGGCACGGCGACTACCGGCGGTACCTATTATCCGGTGGGTGTGGCCCTGTCGACCCTGATCAAGGTGAAGCTGGAACCCAAGACCGGAATTTCCGTGTCCGCCATCAGCTCTGCCGGCTCCGCGGAAAACCTCAAGCTGATGGACGAGGACCAGGCCCAGTTCGGCATCCTGCAAGGGCTATACGGGGCCTGGGCCTGGAAGGGCACGGGGCCAGTGCCGAAGGCCTACAAGAACCTGCGCTCGGTATCGATGCTGTGGCAGAACGTGGAACACTTTGTGATCCGCAAGGAGCTGGCCAAGACCGGCACCATTGAGGACATGACCAACCTCTACGGCAACAGCTTTTCCATCGGTGCCCGCAATTCCGGGACCGAGGGCTCCGGGCGCTTTATTCTTGGCGCGCTGGGCGTGGATGTCGGCAAGATGGACCTGGCCTACCTGGGTTACGGACCCAGCGCCGACGCCCTGCAGAACGGCAACATCGACGGTATGAACATCCCGGCGGGGGTGCCGGCCTCGGCGGTCACTCGCGCCTACGCCAACCTGGGTGAGGAAATCACCACACTGGATGTGACCGAGGAGCAGCTGGCCCGCGTCAACAGCGAGTTTGAGCTGTGGACGCCGTACGAGATTCCTCCGGAAACCTATCCCAACCAGACCCAAACGATTAACACCATTGCCCAGCCCAACATTCTGGCGGTGCGGGCGGATGTATCGGAGGATGACGTCTACCAGATCACCAAGACCATCTACGCCAACCTGCCGTTCCTGAACAACATCCATCCGGCGACCAAAGCCATGGCCCTGGAAAAGGCGATCGCCGGTCTGCCCATGCCGTTGCATCCGGGGGCCGCGCGATTCTACAAGGAGCAGGGCATCGAGATCCCGGACCGTCTGATCGCGCAGTAA
- the tmk gene encoding dTMP kinase, translated as MSRGRFITFEGTEGVGKSTQLRFAEEWLKQRQVDVVVTREPGGTPLAETIREVLLAPRDERMDDLTELLLVFAARAQHLNQLIRPHLAAGRWVLCDRFTDATYAYQGGGRGLSIQAIEQLENLVQGAMRPDHVVLLDAPVEVGMARARKRGELDRFEQETVDFFERIRRTYLARAEQWPARYHVLDAAQTVECVSASLGAALTRILGDSAD; from the coding sequence ATGAGTCGCGGTCGTTTCATTACCTTTGAAGGTACCGAAGGGGTTGGCAAGTCGACTCAGCTCCGCTTTGCCGAGGAGTGGCTGAAGCAGCGTCAGGTAGACGTTGTGGTCACCCGCGAACCTGGCGGTACGCCGCTGGCGGAAACCATCCGCGAGGTCCTGCTGGCGCCGCGCGATGAGCGTATGGATGACCTGACCGAACTGCTGCTGGTGTTCGCCGCTCGTGCGCAGCATCTGAACCAGTTGATCCGTCCTCACCTCGCCGCCGGGCGCTGGGTGCTGTGCGACCGCTTTACGGACGCGACATACGCGTATCAGGGCGGCGGTCGCGGGCTGTCGATACAGGCCATCGAGCAGCTCGAGAACCTGGTCCAGGGCGCGATGCGGCCGGATCACGTGGTCCTGCTGGATGCTCCGGTGGAAGTGGGGATGGCGCGGGCCCGCAAGCGGGGCGAGCTGGATCGCTTCGAACAGGAAACGGTGGACTTTTTCGAGCGCATTCGCCGGACCTACCTGGCGCGGGCAGAACAATGGCCGGCGCGCTATCACGTTCTCGATGCGGCCCAGACCGTCGAGTGCGTCAGCGCGTCGCTCGGCGCTGCCCTGACGCGTATCCTGGGCGACTCCGCTGACTGA
- the mltG gene encoding endolytic transglycosylase MltG, with amino-acid sequence MLKRVFLSGLLLLVLVIGAAGIWLWQGFKTLEKPVTLAQPVLFEVAPGSSFSGVARQLEQRGLLDDSLWLRLWGRLHRDRNLVQAGTYEFTGGDTALTMVDKMVSGDTKTWQVQFIEGWRFRDLRKALAAHGHLTRELTGLSDEDVMARLGHPDQHPEGRFFPDTYVFTGHESDLDILRRAYDRMQSILDEEWAGRADDLPYESAYEALIMASIVEKETGVPRERGQIAGVFVRRLEKGMRLQTDPTVIYGMGDDYDGNITRRNLRTTTPYNTYRIAGLPPTPIALPGREAIHAALHPEEGDTLYFVARGDGSHVFSRTFREHQNAVRQYQLQRRDDYRSSPPSSEAEQE; translated from the coding sequence TTGTTGAAACGTGTCTTTCTCTCTGGCCTGTTGTTGCTGGTACTGGTTATCGGCGCTGCGGGCATCTGGCTCTGGCAGGGTTTCAAGACCCTGGAAAAACCGGTGACCCTGGCCCAGCCGGTGCTGTTTGAAGTTGCTCCCGGCAGCAGCTTCAGTGGCGTGGCGCGCCAGCTTGAGCAGCGAGGGCTGCTCGACGATTCCCTGTGGTTGCGTCTCTGGGGGCGCTTGCATCGGGATCGGAATCTGGTCCAGGCGGGAACCTACGAGTTCACCGGTGGCGATACCGCGCTGACCATGGTCGACAAAATGGTGAGTGGCGACACCAAGACCTGGCAGGTGCAGTTCATCGAGGGCTGGCGCTTCCGCGACCTTCGCAAAGCGCTGGCGGCGCACGGCCATCTGACCCGCGAGCTGACCGGCCTTTCGGATGAAGACGTGATGGCCAGGCTGGGGCATCCGGACCAGCATCCCGAGGGGCGTTTCTTTCCGGATACCTATGTGTTCACCGGGCATGAGTCCGATCTGGATATCCTGCGGCGCGCCTACGATCGGATGCAGTCCATTCTCGATGAAGAATGGGCCGGTCGCGCCGACGATCTGCCGTACGAGTCTGCCTATGAGGCGCTGATCATGGCCTCCATCGTCGAGAAGGAAACCGGCGTGCCCCGGGAACGCGGCCAGATTGCCGGTGTTTTCGTGCGCCGGCTGGAGAAGGGCATGCGCCTGCAGACCGACCCCACGGTGATCTACGGTATGGGGGATGACTACGACGGCAACATCACCCGCCGGAACCTGCGTACCACGACGCCCTACAACACCTACCGGATTGCCGGCCTGCCGCCCACGCCCATCGCCCTGCCGGGCCGGGAGGCGATTCATGCCGCCCTGCACCCGGAAGAGGGTGATACCCTGTATTTTGTGGCCCGGGGCGATGGCTCGCACGTGTTCTCGCGAACCTTCCGGGAACACCAGAATGCGGTCCGTCAGTACCAACTCCAGCGGCGTGATGACTATCGCTCATCGCCGCCATCCAGCGAGGCGGAGCAGGAATGA